Proteins co-encoded in one Trueperella abortisuis genomic window:
- the aes gene encoding acetyl esterase — translation MKRLDVPSLWSAQMGAAVAKQNEMSAGLYAPGQTLAQMREGYLTERQFWNEGGPEMASTEDVRVPTSHGEIGVRIYRPIDGVLPIIFFIHGGGFALGNLDTHDRICRNIADEAGAAVVAIDYTLSPEAKFPQAIEECAQVVQYVRTHAKRWGLDRGDVSFAGDSGGANMSLATYLFLRDVMKDAGGVRCFLLYYGWFGLKDSVSIRLYGGVWDGLTPEDFAMYKELYVTSEADLDSPFLNIFNADLDGLPPAYICAAEFDPLLDDSALLAKVYETQGIAHELEVVPGVIHAFLHHGRMLDAARQVMAHGGTFFQSIPQPTNQLPRK, via the coding sequence ATGAAAAGGCTCGATGTTCCTTCACTGTGGAGCGCGCAGATGGGCGCGGCTGTAGCAAAGCAAAATGAGATGTCTGCCGGTCTATACGCCCCTGGCCAGACCCTCGCTCAGATGCGCGAAGGCTACCTCACGGAGCGCCAGTTCTGGAACGAAGGCGGGCCGGAGATGGCCTCGACCGAGGACGTTCGTGTCCCCACCTCCCACGGTGAGATCGGGGTGCGCATCTATCGCCCCATCGATGGCGTGTTGCCCATCATCTTCTTTATCCATGGTGGCGGATTCGCCCTCGGCAATCTCGATACCCACGATCGCATCTGTCGCAACATCGCGGACGAGGCCGGTGCGGCAGTGGTGGCGATCGATTACACGCTCTCGCCTGAAGCGAAGTTCCCGCAGGCCATCGAGGAGTGCGCGCAGGTCGTCCAGTACGTGCGCACACACGCAAAGCGCTGGGGTCTCGACCGCGGCGATGTCTCCTTCGCTGGCGATTCGGGCGGGGCGAACATGTCGCTAGCGACCTACCTCTTCCTGCGCGACGTCATGAAGGACGCCGGCGGCGTGCGCTGCTTCCTGCTCTACTACGGCTGGTTTGGCCTCAAGGATTCCGTCTCCATCCGCCTCTACGGCGGCGTGTGGGACGGGCTGACGCCCGAGGACTTCGCGATGTACAAGGAGCTGTATGTGACGAGCGAGGCGGATCTCGACTCGCCCTTCCTCAACATCTTCAACGCAGACCTTGACGGTCTCCCGCCGGCCTACATCTGCGCGGCCGAGTTCGATCCGCTCCTCGATGACTCGGCTTTGCTGGCCAAGGTCTACGAGACTCAGGGCATCGCCCACGAACTCGAGGTCGTGCCCGGAGTTATTCACGCATTCCTCCACCACGGGAGAATGCTCGACGCTGCCCGCCAGGTGATGGCCCACGGCGGCACATTCTTTCAATCGATCCCTCAACCGACCAACCAACTACCTAGAAAGTAG
- the caiA gene encoding crotonobetainyl-CoA dehydrogenase, which yields MDFSLTEEQQLMADTFVELMESRSWEPYFNECDENKVYPQEWVEALCELGFDRILLPEEYEGLGLGWQELTAVYEALGRMGGPTYVLYQLPGWGTIIREGTEEQKATMLEFLGSGKQMLNYAMTEPSAGSNWDDMRTTYTRRDGKIYLNGHKTFQTSGMKVPYLVVMARNAEDMSVYSEFFVDMRKAGITREPLKKLGLRMDSLAEIYFDDVELEEKDFFGTEGGAFKRGVQDFDLERFLVALTNYGEAYCAFEDAAKYANQRVQGKEAIGRTQLIQLKMANMLVAITNMRNMLYEIAWKSDNGHLGRGDCSMAKYYCSHAASMVIDEALQILSGVGITGEHRVQRFYRDIRVDRVSGGTDEMMILAAGRAALKDYR from the coding sequence ATGGATTTTTCATTGACTGAAGAACAGCAACTGATGGCTGACACCTTCGTCGAGCTCATGGAGTCCCGATCGTGGGAGCCGTACTTCAACGAGTGCGACGAGAACAAGGTATACCCGCAGGAGTGGGTTGAGGCGCTGTGCGAGCTCGGTTTCGATCGCATCCTCCTCCCCGAAGAGTACGAGGGGCTCGGGCTCGGTTGGCAGGAGCTGACCGCGGTCTACGAGGCGCTCGGGCGCATGGGCGGCCCGACCTACGTGCTCTACCAGCTGCCCGGCTGGGGCACGATCATCCGCGAGGGCACCGAGGAACAGAAGGCGACGATGCTGGAGTTCCTCGGCTCCGGTAAGCAGATGCTGAACTACGCCATGACCGAGCCGAGCGCGGGCTCGAACTGGGACGACATGCGTACCACCTACACGCGCCGTGACGGCAAGATCTACCTCAACGGCCACAAGACCTTCCAGACCTCTGGCATGAAGGTTCCCTACCTCGTGGTCATGGCGCGCAACGCGGAGGACATGTCCGTCTACTCGGAGTTCTTCGTCGACATGAGGAAGGCCGGGATCACGCGCGAGCCGCTGAAGAAGCTCGGCCTTCGCATGGACTCGCTCGCCGAGATCTATTTCGACGACGTCGAACTCGAGGAGAAGGACTTCTTTGGCACGGAGGGTGGCGCGTTCAAGCGCGGCGTCCAGGACTTCGATCTCGAGCGTTTCCTCGTGGCTCTGACCAACTACGGCGAGGCCTACTGCGCGTTCGAGGACGCCGCCAAGTACGCCAACCAGCGTGTCCAGGGTAAGGAAGCTATCGGGCGCACCCAGCTGATCCAGCTGAAGATGGCCAATATGTTGGTGGCCATCACCAATATGCGCAACATGCTCTACGAAATCGCGTGGAAGTCCGACAACGGCCACCTTGGCCGTGGCGACTGCTCGATGGCCAAGTACTACTGCTCGCATGCCGCCTCGATGGTCATCGACGAGGCGCTGCAGATCCTCTCCGGCGTCGGTATCACCGGCGAACACCGCGTCCAGCGCTTCTACCGCGATATCCGCGTGGACCGGGTGTCGGGAGGCACGGACGAGATGATGATCCTCGCCGCGGGCCGCGCCGCGCTCAAGGATTACCGCTAA
- the caiB gene encoding L-carnitine CoA-transferase produces METMKPSFGVLDDVKVLYSAVEIAAPSAAEIMAEWGADVTWMENVWTGDSVRDTKWVKEMERRNQRSISIHPFSDEGKEIIARLIKDVDIFIESSKGPAWARKGITDEWLWEINPKLVIVHVSGFGQWGDERKVNAAAYDLTVAAYAGLVAQNGTPELPTNLHPYTADYINSLMVVSSALAALHKAQITGQGESIDLAMYETALRVGTYYMMDYLNDGVKYPRPGARHQNLCAIGIYECEDGFLGLCCYGVDQNKYLLETIGLGDLWGTEDYPEDTSALWLNGPKADLIQDRLTEYLKTQKRYDVERDFTAHRIAAQVVMEFEDILAEDHVAARENFIEWDNADGVKVRGLNTVPKFARNPGGFWRPMPPLGGDTRDILERAGFSEEDIERFGQSGKVKFAH; encoded by the coding sequence ATGGAAACCATGAAGCCCTCTTTCGGAGTACTCGACGACGTCAAGGTCCTGTACTCAGCCGTGGAAATCGCAGCTCCGTCCGCCGCCGAGATCATGGCGGAGTGGGGAGCGGACGTGACGTGGATGGAGAACGTCTGGACGGGCGACTCCGTACGCGACACGAAGTGGGTCAAGGAGATGGAACGGCGCAACCAGCGCTCGATTTCGATCCACCCCTTCTCCGACGAAGGCAAGGAGATCATCGCGCGGCTCATCAAGGACGTGGACATCTTCATCGAGTCCTCCAAGGGTCCCGCGTGGGCGCGCAAGGGAATCACCGACGAGTGGCTGTGGGAGATCAACCCCAAGCTCGTCATCGTCCACGTGTCCGGGTTTGGCCAGTGGGGCGATGAGCGCAAGGTTAACGCCGCAGCCTACGACCTGACGGTCGCCGCCTACGCGGGGCTCGTCGCCCAGAACGGCACGCCCGAGCTACCGACGAACCTTCACCCCTACACCGCCGATTACATCAACTCCCTCATGGTGGTTTCCTCCGCGCTCGCGGCCCTGCACAAGGCCCAGATCACGGGCCAGGGCGAGTCGATCGACCTGGCCATGTATGAGACCGCGCTACGGGTGGGTACCTACTACATGATGGATTACCTCAACGACGGCGTGAAGTACCCGCGCCCGGGAGCCCGCCACCAGAACCTGTGTGCGATCGGCATCTACGAGTGCGAGGACGGGTTCCTCGGGCTGTGCTGCTACGGCGTCGACCAGAACAAGTACCTGCTTGAGACCATCGGGCTGGGAGACCTGTGGGGGACCGAGGACTACCCCGAGGATACCTCCGCGCTGTGGCTCAACGGGCCAAAGGCGGACCTCATCCAGGATCGCCTCACCGAGTACCTCAAGACCCAGAAGCGCTACGACGTCGAGCGCGACTTTACCGCCCACCGCATCGCCGCCCAGGTTGTGATGGAGTTCGAGGACATCCTTGCCGAGGATCACGTGGCAGCCCGCGAGAACTTCATCGAATGGGATAACGCCGACGGGGTGAAGGTACGCGGCTTGAACACCGTGCCGAAGTTTGCCCGCAACCCCGGCGGCTTCTGGCGCCCGATGCCTCCGCTCGGAGGCGACACCCGAGACATCCTCGAGCGTGCCGGCTTCTCAGAGGAGGACATCGAGCGTTTCGGGCAGTCGGGCAAGGTCAAGTTCGCGCACTAG
- a CDS encoding AMP-binding protein encodes MITQGQGLTLTDIWESQVRVRPDAQFLVYEDHECDTVRAWTYLEFDEAINRISNLFLSRGIGAGDAVAVQLNNCPELIGCIFALNRIGAIYVPIHPEYTVEEARSIKADCDARMLVIEQCFLDFDPAYGEGLDTAVVGGDCEEVCFTRLEQEQSTTPPDRPREPMPIMEILYTSGTTSAPKGVMITEQNFVFSGYYVNWQLQMRETDRYVTTMAASHVNMQLSALAPVVTAGATLVLLRRYSARRFWKQVRKHGGTLVQGMAMIAKTMMVQPVSPDETDHRVREMHYFLPMSAQDKERFEARFKVRLLNNYGSTEDLVGVITDYPTGPRNWPSIGRVGPGYNARIMGSDGELGPGEVGEIQIQGIPGVSLMAGYWKQPELTAATLVDGWLRTGDYGYVDDQGWIYFTDRHTDIIKRSGENVSCAEVESVLARYPGVAEVAVVGVEDSIRDQAVKAVIVPEPGVTIDVANLTAFCAGYLASFKIPSIVTFVDSLPRGTYGKVLKSELK; translated from the coding sequence GTGATTACTCAAGGACAGGGCCTGACGCTGACCGACATCTGGGAAAGCCAGGTGCGAGTGCGCCCTGACGCGCAGTTTCTCGTATATGAAGACCACGAGTGTGACACCGTGCGCGCCTGGACGTACCTTGAGTTTGACGAGGCCATCAACCGCATCTCCAATCTGTTCTTGTCCCGAGGAATCGGGGCCGGCGACGCCGTGGCAGTCCAGCTCAACAACTGCCCCGAGCTCATCGGGTGCATCTTCGCTCTGAACCGGATCGGCGCGATCTACGTGCCGATTCACCCGGAGTACACCGTGGAAGAGGCTAGGTCGATCAAGGCCGACTGCGATGCTCGCATGCTTGTCATCGAGCAGTGCTTCTTGGATTTCGATCCGGCCTACGGCGAAGGTCTCGACACGGCCGTCGTCGGCGGAGACTGCGAGGAGGTCTGCTTCACCAGGCTCGAGCAGGAACAGAGCACGACGCCGCCCGATCGGCCTCGCGAGCCGATGCCGATCATGGAGATCCTCTACACGTCGGGGACGACCTCGGCACCCAAGGGTGTGATGATCACCGAGCAGAACTTCGTCTTCTCGGGCTACTACGTCAACTGGCAGCTACAGATGCGCGAGACCGATAGGTACGTGACGACGATGGCGGCTAGCCACGTCAACATGCAACTGAGCGCGCTCGCGCCTGTGGTGACGGCGGGTGCGACGCTCGTCCTGCTGCGCCGGTATTCCGCTAGGCGCTTCTGGAAGCAGGTGCGCAAACACGGCGGAACCCTGGTTCAGGGGATGGCGATGATCGCCAAGACCATGATGGTTCAGCCCGTCAGCCCGGATGAGACCGACCATCGAGTGCGCGAGATGCACTACTTCCTTCCCATGTCGGCGCAGGACAAGGAACGCTTCGAGGCGCGCTTCAAGGTACGCCTGCTCAACAACTACGGCTCGACCGAGGATCTGGTGGGGGTCATCACGGACTATCCCACCGGTCCGCGCAACTGGCCGTCGATTGGCCGGGTTGGGCCGGGCTACAACGCGCGGATCATGGGGAGCGATGGTGAGCTCGGCCCCGGCGAGGTCGGCGAGATCCAGATCCAGGGAATCCCCGGGGTCTCCCTCATGGCGGGCTACTGGAAGCAACCCGAGTTGACGGCCGCGACGCTCGTGGACGGTTGGCTCCGCACGGGCGATTACGGGTACGTCGATGACCAGGGCTGGATTTACTTCACCGACCGTCACACCGACATCATCAAGCGTTCGGGGGAGAACGTCTCGTGCGCCGAGGTCGAATCGGTGCTGGCGCGCTACCCCGGCGTGGCCGAGGTGGCGGTTGTCGGGGTTGAGGATTCGATCCGGGACCAGGCCGTCAAAGCGGTGATCGTCCCGGAGCCCGGGGTCACGATCGACGTCGCGAACCTGACCGCGTTCTGCGCCGGGTATCTGGCCTCGTTCAAGATTCCCAGCATCGTCACCTTCGTCGATAGCCTGCCGCGCGGCACCTACGGAAAAGTCCTCAAGTCCGAACTCAAGTAA
- a CDS encoding MaoC/PaaZ C-terminal domain-containing protein: MTIKTEMVGQTFGPFIREYTFRDLELFALGCGAGIDGRDGLEYLNEKDERNPQLKVLPMFGAMLIVDSEVTRTIDYGYNYAGSLHWGFDIRFHQPITKMADTLQTKVKLEGLYDRGEGRGLLAQHIGDTYDSEGNLLFTNESWDCLIYDGGWGGPAAPKDIVDMPDRAPDVEVAERIPENQALIYRLSGDYHPQHIDWDYAAANGEPRPILHAISYAGIVMRHAINAYMPGEPERIKRFKTRITSPVHPGSTLKTQLWEVGPGELRFRLVDADFEESGAKPHLNWGIIEFEE, from the coding sequence ATGACGATCAAGACCGAGATGGTTGGACAGACCTTCGGGCCGTTCATCCGCGAGTACACCTTCCGCGATCTTGAGCTGTTTGCCCTTGGCTGCGGCGCGGGAATCGACGGCCGTGACGGCCTGGAATACCTCAACGAGAAGGACGAGCGCAACCCGCAGCTCAAGGTCCTGCCGATGTTCGGCGCTATGCTCATCGTCGACTCGGAGGTGACCCGCACGATCGACTACGGCTACAACTACGCCGGCTCCCTGCACTGGGGATTCGACATCCGCTTCCACCAGCCGATCACGAAGATGGCGGACACCCTGCAGACCAAGGTCAAGCTCGAGGGCCTCTACGACCGCGGCGAGGGGCGCGGCCTGCTCGCCCAGCACATCGGCGACACCTACGATTCGGAAGGCAACCTGCTGTTTACCAACGAGTCGTGGGACTGCCTCATTTACGATGGCGGTTGGGGCGGCCCGGCAGCGCCGAAGGACATCGTCGACATGCCTGATCGAGCACCCGACGTCGAGGTGGCCGAGCGCATCCCCGAGAATCAGGCGCTGATCTACCGACTGTCGGGCGACTACCACCCGCAGCACATCGACTGGGACTATGCGGCAGCAAACGGCGAGCCGCGCCCGATCCTCCACGCGATCTCCTACGCGGGCATCGTCATGCGCCACGCGATCAACGCCTACATGCCGGGTGAGCCGGAGCGCATCAAGCGTTTCAAGACCCGCATCACGTCCCCCGTCCACCCGGGCTCGACCCTGAAGACCCAGCTGTGGGAGGTCGGCCCGGGCGAGCTACGGTTCCGCCTGGTCGACGCCGACTTTGAGGAAAGCGGCGCGAAGCCGCACCTGAACTGGGGAATCATCGAGTTCGAAGAGTAG
- a CDS encoding MFS transporter — MNDEPKVSLDDVGMSPFLVRLTVFSAGGPFLEGYVHAIIGVALLKMVPELGIDDTQKGMVGVAALVGLFFGAIFGGYLTDLIGRKRMFIIDVMSIAVLSGLCMVVSDPLMVVLLRFLIGVAVGADYPIATSIIAEFTPRRYRAITMGFLAAVWYLGANASYLVGYFLLNIDGGWRWMLGSSIIPCVIILAGRWSIPESPRWLMSKGRYEDAAKIVRDTFGRNVVIEDEVTERTSYSAIFRKPYFKRMIFVGVIWLCQAIPMFAVYTYGPDIIAAFGLGQGKTALIGELAIGTFFMLGTIPAMFLAEYWGRRPLCISSFVVMTGALVVLGVVPPTSMAFVIVIFGIYALASGGPGNLQWLYPNEIFPTSIRASAMGTAMAFSRISTVVSIFVLPGFLSTYGNGPMMIVGAAISLIGLIVSIAWAPETRGMTLTEAGSSDWEGK; from the coding sequence ATGAACGACGAGCCAAAAGTCAGCCTCGACGACGTCGGGATGTCACCCTTCCTCGTGCGGCTTACCGTGTTTTCCGCAGGTGGCCCGTTCCTTGAGGGCTATGTGCACGCCATCATCGGCGTGGCATTGCTCAAGATGGTCCCGGAGCTGGGTATTGACGATACCCAGAAGGGAATGGTCGGCGTCGCCGCGCTCGTTGGCCTCTTCTTTGGCGCCATTTTTGGAGGCTACCTGACGGACCTCATCGGCCGAAAGCGGATGTTCATCATTGACGTGATGTCGATCGCGGTGCTCTCCGGCTTGTGTATGGTCGTCAGCGACCCACTCATGGTCGTCCTCCTGCGCTTCCTCATCGGCGTGGCCGTGGGCGCGGATTATCCCATCGCGACGTCGATCATCGCCGAGTTCACGCCGCGCAGGTACAGGGCCATCACGATGGGCTTCCTCGCCGCGGTGTGGTACCTCGGGGCGAACGCCTCCTACCTGGTGGGCTACTTCCTCCTCAATATCGACGGGGGATGGCGGTGGATGCTCGGTTCTTCGATCATCCCCTGCGTGATCATCCTCGCGGGACGCTGGTCGATCCCGGAGTCGCCGCGGTGGCTGATGTCAAAGGGCCGATACGAAGACGCGGCGAAGATCGTGCGTGACACCTTCGGGCGCAACGTCGTGATCGAGGACGAGGTGACCGAGCGCACGTCGTACTCTGCCATCTTCCGCAAGCCGTACTTCAAGCGCATGATCTTCGTGGGGGTGATCTGGCTGTGCCAGGCGATCCCGATGTTCGCGGTCTACACCTACGGCCCCGATATCATCGCCGCATTCGGGCTGGGTCAAGGTAAGACGGCACTGATCGGCGAGCTGGCGATCGGCACATTCTTCATGCTGGGCACGATCCCCGCAATGTTCCTCGCGGAGTACTGGGGGCGCCGACCGCTGTGCATCTCCTCCTTCGTGGTCATGACGGGTGCGCTCGTCGTCCTTGGGGTCGTACCTCCCACATCGATGGCATTCGTCATCGTCATCTTTGGAATCTACGCCTTGGCCTCGGGCGGACCCGGTAATCTGCAGTGGCTCTACCCGAACGAGATCTTCCCTACCTCCATCCGGGCCTCCGCGATGGGTACGGCGATGGCCTTCTCGCGGATCTCCACCGTCGTCTCGATCTTCGTCCTGCCGGGATTCCTATCCACCTACGGCAACGGCCCGATGATGATCGTGGGCGCGGCGATCTCGCTTATTGGCCTGATCGTCTCGATCGCATGGGCGCCAGAAACGCGTGGCATGACTTTGACCGAGGCCGGATCGAGTGACTGGGAGGGGAAGTAA
- a CDS encoding MBL fold metallo-hydrolase produces MYKIEVRVVGSWRANCYLLQSEAGVVMIDPGAEPEVLLSALGERNLEAIVLTHCHSDHIGAVNELVEATGAPVYIGLDDAVGAADPRLSGFYDEGSDYAVKEVTAEWDDATVFTWSGGTLKVVATPGHTPGSICLLDGENAVLYTGDTLFANGIGSTQYARANKRDLLASLKRLGELPDDLRVLPGHGSPTTMGAEKLRNPYLV; encoded by the coding sequence ATGTACAAAATCGAAGTGCGCGTGGTTGGCTCGTGGAGGGCGAACTGCTATCTCCTGCAATCCGAGGCCGGCGTCGTCATGATCGACCCGGGAGCCGAACCCGAGGTCCTTCTTAGTGCCCTGGGCGAGCGCAATCTGGAGGCCATCGTGCTTACGCACTGCCACTCTGACCACATCGGGGCAGTCAATGAGCTGGTGGAGGCCACGGGGGCGCCCGTCTACATCGGGTTGGACGACGCCGTGGGCGCGGCCGACCCCCGGCTGTCCGGATTCTACGACGAGGGCTCGGACTACGCGGTCAAGGAGGTCACGGCCGAATGGGACGACGCGACGGTTTTCACCTGGTCGGGTGGCACGTTGAAGGTCGTTGCAACCCCCGGTCACACGCCGGGTTCCATCTGCCTGCTCGACGGCGAGAACGCGGTGCTCTACACGGGCGACACGCTCTTCGCCAACGGGATTGGCTCCACGCAGTACGCGCGGGCGAACAAGCGCGATCTGCTGGCGTCGCTGAAGAGGCTCGGCGAGCTACCAGACGACCTCCGGGTGCTTCCCGGGCACGGGAGCCCCACCACGATGGGGGCAGAAAAGCTACGAAATCCGTATTTGGTATGA
- a CDS encoding TetR/AcrR family transcriptional regulator yields the protein MTAPHEATLSLEERVYDAALLLYGETGWSGFNLTKVAERARVGKSSLYSRWPTAETLLLTAFHHAYPRQQFTGKTLYDVLFEEIDARLHAYLGRYSAAIRRLIVESPTVDALVVKQACRYVYNDPLETLRQGLWYYREAGQIPRDVSIVRLVDAIEGSVLLRSIWLPPENVDCFLEEIPQYAHDLITDLLPHLNSVPRPVLAASEHEPCETASLSYQIRIS from the coding sequence ATGACGGCACCACACGAGGCGACGCTCTCTCTCGAAGAGCGCGTCTACGATGCCGCCCTTTTGCTCTACGGTGAAACCGGCTGGAGCGGCTTCAACCTGACGAAGGTTGCGGAGCGTGCACGAGTCGGGAAATCCTCCCTCTACTCGCGCTGGCCCACCGCCGAAACACTCTTGCTGACGGCGTTCCACCACGCCTACCCGCGCCAGCAATTCACGGGCAAGACCCTCTACGACGTCCTCTTTGAGGAAATCGACGCGCGCCTGCACGCCTACCTCGGTCGCTACTCCGCAGCCATTCGCCGGCTTATCGTCGAGTCCCCCACGGTCGACGCCCTCGTGGTCAAGCAGGCATGTCGGTACGTCTACAACGACCCGCTGGAGACTCTGCGCCAGGGTCTGTGGTACTACAGGGAGGCCGGCCAGATCCCGAGGGATGTGTCGATCGTACGCCTCGTGGACGCCATCGAAGGCTCCGTCCTCCTGCGTTCCATTTGGCTTCCACCCGAGAACGTGGACTGCTTCCTGGAAGAGATTCCTCAGTACGCCCATGACTTGATCACCGACCTTCTTCCTCATCTGAACTCCGTGCCCCGGCCCGTCCTCGCAGCCAGCGAGCATGAGCCTTGCGAAACGGCTTCGCTGTCATACCAAATACGGATTTCGTAG
- a CDS encoding electron transfer flavoprotein subunit beta/FixA family protein has product MSIIVAYKYAGSPQDAKVNSDGVVDWARVKKSVSEYDPVAVELAKKLAAQGAGEIVGVSVGGADVASSLAKKNALSKGLDRALVLADDATAGWSNTQTAAALAELVKRVDDVRVVFTGDASVDEGAGVMGPLLAGALGWPCLLEVLSVEASGDGLKIRQRTESGTRTVETAGPVVLGVATDAVEVKAASMKEILSAGKKPLETVALADLAVAEVGRNVQAARQPEMRARKKMIFEGENAAAQLIDALKTDGIL; this is encoded by the coding sequence ATGTCCATCATCGTGGCATATAAGTACGCGGGAAGCCCGCAAGACGCGAAGGTGAATTCCGACGGTGTCGTGGATTGGGCGAGGGTGAAGAAGTCCGTCTCCGAATACGACCCCGTGGCGGTCGAGCTCGCCAAGAAGCTCGCCGCCCAGGGCGCCGGCGAGATCGTCGGCGTGAGCGTGGGTGGAGCGGACGTCGCCTCGTCGCTGGCGAAGAAGAACGCCCTGTCCAAGGGGCTCGACCGCGCGCTGGTTCTCGCCGATGACGCGACGGCTGGTTGGTCGAACACGCAGACGGCGGCGGCGCTGGCCGAGCTCGTTAAGAGGGTCGACGACGTGCGGGTCGTTTTCACCGGCGACGCCTCGGTGGACGAGGGCGCCGGCGTCATGGGACCGCTCCTGGCGGGCGCGCTCGGCTGGCCCTGCCTGCTGGAGGTGCTCTCGGTGGAGGCCTCCGGAGACGGCCTGAAGATCCGTCAGCGCACCGAGTCCGGCACTCGGACGGTGGAGACCGCCGGACCGGTGGTGCTGGGCGTGGCCACGGACGCCGTCGAGGTCAAGGCCGCCTCAATGAAGGAGATTCTCTCGGCGGGAAAGAAGCCGCTGGAGACGGTCGCCCTGGCCGATCTGGCTGTGGCCGAGGTTGGCCGCAACGTCCAGGCGGCTCGCCAGCCTGAGATGCGCGCCCGCAAGAAGATGATTTTCGAGGGCGAGAACGCTGCGGCGCAGCTGATCGACGCGCTCAAGACCGACGGTATTTTGTAA
- a CDS encoding electron transfer flavoprotein subunit alpha/FixB family protein translates to MSTIIALNSNISTMLAWANDLPGEATVISVGSPELPMVHSDVVLAEGVPAESVAAGLAEHVDTSAFILVPATPAGRVVAGAIAAKAGLPVVTGAKGVREGNVLAARFGGIVEEEIAAPAVVLVSGGAPLEGEVVAGQLLAVDTADLRVSATESSETKSVNLGAAKKIVAVGRGFKNKDDLQLAFDLAGKMGAEVACSRPIAEGNNWLARDRYVGVSGQHVTPDLYLAVGISGQIQHTAGMNEAKTVVVVNSDKNAPYVEQADYAIVGDLYSVLPALTEAL, encoded by the coding sequence ATGTCGACCATTATTGCTTTGAATTCCAACATCTCGACGATGCTCGCATGGGCCAATGATCTGCCCGGCGAGGCCACCGTCATCTCTGTCGGTTCCCCCGAGTTGCCCATGGTGCACTCCGACGTCGTGCTGGCCGAGGGCGTCCCGGCCGAGAGCGTCGCGGCGGGCCTTGCCGAGCACGTCGATACCTCGGCCTTCATCCTCGTGCCCGCCACCCCGGCCGGGCGCGTGGTGGCCGGAGCGATCGCCGCGAAGGCCGGCCTGCCCGTCGTCACGGGCGCCAAGGGCGTGCGCGAGGGCAATGTGCTCGCCGCCCGCTTTGGCGGCATCGTCGAGGAGGAGATCGCCGCTCCCGCCGTCGTCCTCGTCTCGGGCGGTGCGCCGCTTGAGGGTGAGGTCGTGGCTGGCCAGCTGCTGGCAGTCGACACGGCGGACCTGCGCGTGAGCGCCACGGAGAGCTCCGAAACCAAGTCCGTCAACCTTGGCGCAGCCAAGAAGATCGTCGCCGTCGGGCGCGGCTTCAAGAACAAGGACGACCTGCAGCTGGCCTTCGACCTCGCGGGGAAGATGGGCGCCGAGGTGGCCTGCTCGCGCCCGATCGCCGAGGGCAACAACTGGCTGGCGCGTGACCGCTACGTGGGCGTCTCCGGCCAGCACGTGACCCCCGATCTCTACCTCGCCGTCGGAATCTCCGGCCAGATTCAGCACACTGCGGGCATGAACGAGGCCAAGACGGTCGTCGTCGTGAACTCGGACAAGAACGCCCCCTACGTTGAGCAGGCTGACTACGCCATCGTCGGTGACCTGTACTCGGTGTTGCCGGCCCTGACCGAAGCGCTGTAG